One Leptospiraceae bacterium genomic window, ATATCTCATTGCTTTATATAGATCACCTGAAGGTTCCATAACCGAGAGTTCACTCGCAATAAAAGCTTTCATTCGTTCCATTATTGGAAGGCTATGTCTTTGCCGTCGCTTTTCGAGTTTATCTTTATTATGGTGTATTTTTAATTGATAATAAGATTCTTCTAATCTATAGAGTCTGTTATATTCCTCTAATATGTGATTTACAGACTTATTATTTTTAATCGATTTATAAATATCAGTAAACTTCCTTCTTGCATGAACATTACAACCGGCATGTTCATCTTCAGAAACAATAGAAGATAAATGTGCATTATAGGTTCCAAGACCATCGGTTTGAATGATTCCCTTGTAGCCAAATAGAAAGTCTTTTAGAAATTTTGCACTTCTCGATTGGTCATAATGAAAATATACTGCTCTCTCAGTCTCGCCTACCAGACCGCTGCGAAAACACCACATCCAGGATAAATTGGTTCCTTTTCTACCCGGCTCACTGACTACCTGTAAGCGAGTTTCATCTATCTGAATAGCATGAGCGAATTGTATTAGTTGTAAAATTTGATTTGTTATTGGCTCAAGCATTTCTGCAATCGTTATAAAATTTCTTGCTATAGTAGCTTTTGAAATACTTACACCTAAACGTTTTAATATATTAGATATTCTGTTTATAGGAAGATGGTCGCAATACTTTTGAACAATCATATATGCCAGACTATCACGATGCAGAATCGCTTTGGGAATAAGCTGAGGAACCGGAGGTTTTGATTTTACACCGGGACGATTTTCATCACCGCTACCTTCGCATTTCTTACAAACATATTGAGGTCGAATCGTCTTCACAACTACAAACTGAGCCGGGATGATCTTCAGCTTTTCAAGAACTTCTGAATGTGCTAAAGCTGTCAGCATACAACCACAGCCACATACCTTTTCGTGTTCTTCGAGGTCAAGAATCACTTCTTCTCTCGGTAAGTTTGGATCCAGGCCGTCTCGCTTTCCGCGCTTTTTTTTCTTCTTTCTATGCTCTTTTACTAAAATAGTTTTCTCTTCATCAACTATTTGTTCTGCTTCGTTGAAGAGTAGTGCCTGTTTTTGTTCTTCAGGTGTCCACTTCTCTGATTTTTTATTATACAACTGGTTTCTGTAATACTCTATTTTCTCATCTTTCAATTTGTTTAGAGATTCAAGAGATTTGATAATCTTAGAATATTCCTGAAGCTTTTCATATTGCTGCTGAATTATTTTATGTGATTCTTTAATGCCTGTTGGAAGTTCGGTAGATTTCATGAATATTACAGATGATATGTTTATTCCCACATACCATCTGTAAAGAATTATTTTATACTTTTAGATATTTTTCTTCTTTATGCTCCTTAAAAAAATCTATTCCTTTAAGTAACCAGAGCAAGCGTTGATTTGAAATCTCTTTTACTTCCTCATCCGTATTGACCCAGGGAAACTTTTGTTTGGACAGTTTCTTCTGCCAGAGACAAAACCCATTCTTATCCCAATATAAGACTTTCAACATGTTTTTGCGCTTATTGCAGAATATAAACAGACTCTTATCAAAGGGTGATAAGTTCATTTCTGTCTGAACCAACTGAGTAAGTGTATTTATTGATTTTCTCATATCCGTCACTCCAGGACGTATAAATACACGACGTCTCATGAGAAATCCCAAATCATAACTTGGAATCTTAGATTTATCTTACATTCTATCATCCCTTCCTGATTGACACTGATACTCAATAGAGGACTTTGTTCTGAGTTCTCTTCCTTTTGTTCGTATTCCAAAAATCCGAGGTCTTCGAAGGGATATTCTTTTGGACTTACCTTTACGGGTTTTGTAGACTTCTTCAGATTGTATCTGAAGGATGAATAAGATAGACTATGCTCTTTACAATAGGCCATGCAGCTCTTGCCGCTTGCCTGCCAGTTCTCGATATGTTCTTCCCAGTTTTGTATTGTCTTCATGAAGCCAGTGTAACACGGTTCCCAGGATTTGGGAAGGTGGGTTCATGATACGCTTACATTAGAAAATAATTTATAATAAAGATCAATCTAAAAAACTATATCTAGATGTTTTTTGTATAATAATAGTTATAGAATGATTATAAAAATATTTACAATTGTATTAATATTCAACACACTTCTGCCAACAGACTTTATATTTGCACAAGAGAATACATC contains:
- the tnpB gene encoding IS66 family insertion sequence element accessory protein TnpB; protein product: MRKSINTLTQLVQTEMNLSPFDKSLFIFCNKRKNMLKVLYWDKNGFCLWQKKLSKQKFPWVNTDEEVKEISNQRLLWLLKGIDFFKEHKEEKYLKV
- a CDS encoding IS66 family transposase, with the translated sequence MKSTELPTGIKESHKIIQQQYEKLQEYSKIIKSLESLNKLKDEKIEYYRNQLYNKKSEKWTPEEQKQALLFNEAEQIVDEEKTILVKEHRKKKKKRGKRDGLDPNLPREEVILDLEEHEKVCGCGCMLTALAHSEVLEKLKIIPAQFVVVKTIRPQYVCKKCEGSGDENRPGVKSKPPVPQLIPKAILHRDSLAYMIVQKYCDHLPINRISNILKRLGVSISKATIARNFITIAEMLEPITNQILQLIQFAHAIQIDETRLQVVSEPGRKGTNLSWMWCFRSGLVGETERAVYFHYDQSRSAKFLKDFLFGYKGIIQTDGLGTYNAHLSSIVSEDEHAGCNVHARRKFTDIYKSIKNNKSVNHILEEYNRLYRLEESYYQLKIHHNKDKLEKRRQRHSLPIMERMKAFIASELSVMEPSGDLYKAMRYFISHYDKLIIFIYNGNITPDTNLVENAIRPFALGRKNWLFAFSPEGAKASAIYYALIENAKLCGLDPYQYLKTVFDEIVENPNFDPKDLTPQAIAKKQKEESRTTTT